In one window of Vicia villosa cultivar HV-30 ecotype Madison, WI unplaced genomic scaffold, Vvil1.0 ctg.003540F_1_1, whole genome shotgun sequence DNA:
- the LOC131641155 gene encoding uncharacterized protein LOC131641155, whose translation MDANSIGPALLEMLKLDLQGVSVDHTRADSVAWIPDKEGNFSVKSCYGTLCRNHISFGPKGEFDKALILVWKVEAPMKSKAFGWRCFINKIPTRGALYRKGIILFPNSVCAFCRCSEEDSANLLLTCFCVDLVWREIVEWIGFVNYKAVEIKDSFLWWYKFGRKARVRKGKEGVVWLAVFGIFG comes from the coding sequence ATGGACGCAAACAGCATCGGTCCAGCTTTGTTGGAGATGCTGAAACTTGATCTGCAGGGCGTTTCTGTTGACCATACTAGAGCTGACAGTGTGGCTTGGATTCCTGACAAGGAAGGTAATTTCTCTGTTAAAAGCTGTTACGGAACCCTTTGTAGAAATCATATTTCATTTGGCCCGAAGGGAGAGTTTGATAAGGCTTTAATTCTTGTTTGGAAGGTGGAGGCCCCGATGAAATCAAAAGCATTCGGATGGCGTTGTTTTATTAATAAGATTCCGACAAGAGGAGCTCTTTACCGGAAAGGTATTATCCTTTTTCCCAATTCTGTTTGTGCTTTTTGCCGCTGCTCCGAAGAAGACTCGGCCAACTTATTGTTGACGTGTTTCTGTGTCGATTTGGTGTGGAGGGAAATTGTCGAGTGGATAGGTTTCGTTAATTATAAAGCGGTGGAAATCAAGGATAGTTTTTTGTGGTGGTACAAATTCGGAAGGAAGGCTAGAGTTAGAAAGGGAAAGGAGGGAGTGGTGTGGTTGGCGGTGTTTGGCATATTTGGTTAG